In Phocoena phocoena chromosome 8, mPhoPho1.1, whole genome shotgun sequence, the following are encoded in one genomic region:
- the AMPD3 gene encoding AMP deaminase 3, which produces MPRQFPKLNISEVDEQVRLLAEKVFAKVLREEDSKDVLSLFTVPEDCPIGQKEAKERELQKELAEQKSVETAKRKKSFKMIRSQSLSLQMPTQQDWKGPPTACPAVSAAAPVLPGAPPQPAPAPYAMPEFQRVTISGDYCAGITVEDYEQAAKSLAKALVIREKYARLAYHRFPRTTAQYLGHWRADAAPLEEGLPDFHPPPLPQEDPYCLDDAPRNLGFLVRMQGGILYVYDNTKMLECQEPHSLPYPDLETYTVDMSHILALITHGPTKTYCHRRLNFLESKFSLHEMLNEMAEFKELKSNPHRDFYNVRKVDTHIHAAACMNQKHLLRFIKHTYQTEPDRTVAEKRGRKITLRQVFDSLHMDPYDLTVDSLDVHAGRQTFHRFDKFNSKYNPVGASELRDLYLKTENYLGGEYFARMVKEVAQELEESKYQYSEPRLSIYGCSPEEWSNLARWFIQHKVYSPNMRWIIQVPRIYDIFRSKKLLPSFGKMLENIFLPLFEATINPQDHRELHLFLRYVTGFDSVDDESKHSDHMFSDKSPSPDVWTSEQNPPYSYYLYYMYANIMVLNNLRRERGLSTFLFRPHCGESGSITHLVSAFLTADNISHGLLLKKSPVLQYLYYLAQIPIAMSPLSNNSLFLEYSKNPLREFLHKGLHVSLSTDDPMQFHYTKEALMEEYAIAAQVWKLSTCDLCEIARNSVLQSGLSHQEKQKFLGQNYYKEGPEGNDIRKTNVAQIRMAFRYETLCNELSFLSDAMKSEEITALTK; this is translated from the exons aaagaaaagttttaagaTGATTCGGTCCCAGTCCCTGTCTCTGCAAATGCCGACGCAGCAAGATTGGAAGGGCCCCCCGACAGCCTGCCCAGCCGTGTCTGCCGCAGCTCCTGTGCTCCCCggagcccctccccagcccgcACCCGCGCCCTATGCCATGCCTGAGTTCCAGCGGGTCACCATCAGCGGAGACTACTGTGCTGGG ATCACCGTGGAGGACTATGAACAGGCCGCCAAGAGCCTGGCCAAGGCCCTGGTGATCCGGGAGAAGTACGCCCGGCTCGCCTACCACCGCTTCCCACGCACCACGGCCCAGTACCTGGGTCACTGGCGGGCAGACGCTGCACCTCTGGAAGAGGGCCTCCCAG ACTTccaccctcccccactgccccaggAAGACCCTTACTGCCTGGATGATGCTCCCCGAAACCTGGGCTTCCTGGTCCGCATGCAGGGGGGCATCCTCTACGTGTACGATAACACAAAGATGCTGGAGTGCCAGGAGCCCCACAGCCTGCCCTACCCGGACCTGGAGACCTACACGGTGGACATGAGCCACATCCTGGCTCTCATCACCCACGGCCCCAC GAAAACGTATTGTCACCGGCGACTGAACTTTCTGGAATCCAAGTTCAGCCTTCACGAGATGCTAAATGAAATGGCCGAGTTCAAAGAGTTGAAGAGCAACCCTCACCGAGACTTCTATAACGTGAGAAAG GTGGACACGCACATCCACGCGGCTGCCTGCATGAACCAGAAGCACCTGCTGCGCTTCATCAAGCATACGTACCAGACGGAGCCCGACAGGACAGTTGCCGAGAAGCGGGGCCGGAAGATCACCCTGCGGCAGGTGTTCGACAGCCTGCACATGGACCCGTACGACCTCACTGTGGACTCGCTGGATGTCCATGCG GGCCGGCAGACGTTCCACCGCTTTGACAAGTTCAACTCCAAATACAACCCTGTGGGGGCCAGTGAGCTCCGAGACCTgtatttgaaaactgaaaactaCCTGGGAGGAGAGTACTTTGCTCGGATGGTCAAG GAGGTGGcccaggagctggaggagagCAAGTACCAGTACTCAGAGCCACGGCTCTCCATCTACGGCTGCAGTCCTGAGGAGTGGTCCAACCTGGCCCGCTGGTTCATCCAGCACAAAGTCTACTCACCCAACATGCGCTGGATCATCCAGGTGCCCCGGATCTA TGACATATTTAGGTCAAAGAAGCTGCTGCCAAGCTTTGGGAAGATGCTGGAGAACATCTTCCTGCCCCTTTTTGAGGCCACCATTAATCCTCAGGATCACCGAGAGCTTCACCTCTTCCTCAGATAT gtGACGGGGTTTGACAGCGTGGATGATGAGTCCAAGCACAGCGATCACATGTTCTCAGACAAGAGCCCCAGCCCGGACGTCTGGACCAGCGAGCAGAACCCGCCCTACAGCTACTACCTGTACTACATGTATGCCAACATCATGGTGCTCAACAACCTCCGCAG GGAACGGGGCCTGAGCACATTCCTGTTCCGGCCTCACTGCGGGGAGTCTGGCTCCATCACTCACTTGGTATCTGCTTTCCTGACTGCCGACAACATTTCCCACGGGCTGCTCCTCAAGAAG AGTCCGGTGTTGCAGTATCTCTACTACCTTGCTCAGATCCCCATTGCTATGTCTCCTCTTAGCAACAACAGTCTGTTCCTCGAATATTCCAAAAACCCTCTGAGGGAATTCCTGCATAAGGGACTGCATGTTTCTCTCTCCACCGATGACCCCATGCAGTTCCACTACACGAAG GAAGCACTTATGGAAGAATACGCAATTGCGGCTCAAGTGTGGAAGCTAAGCACGTGTGACCTGTGTGAGATCGCCAGGAACAGTGTGCTGCAGAGCGGCCTCTCGCATCAG gaaaagcaaaaatttctgggacaaaattattataaagagGGACCTGAAGGAAATGATATTCGAAAGACAAATGTTGCTCAGATCCGGATGGCGTTCCGATATGAGACCTTATGCAATGAGCTCAGCTTCCTGTCTGACGCCATGAAATCAGAAGAGATCACAGCCCTGACCAAGTAG